The Pectobacterium wasabiae CFBP 3304 DNA segment GAAGGCAATGCCATCAATCACACCGATAATTTCTGCCATACGCTGTGACGAATCACGAATGCCGCGCATCTCCTGCGTTACTGTTTCCATCATCGCACCACTTTTCTTCACCGTTGCAGAAGCGCCGGCCGCAAGATCTGTCGCCTGTGTCGTATTATCTGCGGTATTTCTTATCGTTGACGTCAATTGCTCCATCGATGAGGCTGTTTCTTCCAGCGAACTTGCCTGTTCTTCCGTTCTGGCAGATAGATCCTGATTTCCCGCTGCAATTTGCGATGCCGCACTGGAGATCGTTTCTGCACCATCACGCACCTGACTGACAATCTGTCTCAGGCTACCGTTCATATTATTCAAAGCGGATAGCAACTGACCCGTTTCATCTTTGCGATCGGTGTAAATTTCAGAGGTCAGATCGCCTTTCGCGACATTTTCGGCAACAACGAGAGCTTCTTGTAGCGGTTGGGTTACACTGCGGGTAATCAATGAAGCAATAATCAGCCCAGCCAGCGCACTGATTAAAATGATCGTGGCAAGCACCATCAGCGCATTTTTATAACTATCACTCACTTCTTGCGCTGAAGATGACATCTTATCATCCTGTATGTCGATGAATTCCTTTACTTTGCTGGTATATTTCTCTTGAGTCACACGTGTTACATTGAAATATTCTTCAGCAGCCGCATCCGTATTCCCTGCCGAGACCAGTGAAGAGAGTTTATTTGCTGAACCAAGAAAATCGCGTCGGATGTCGCCGATGTCGCGCAGTACCGCAACAGATTTATCGTCATTAACGGATTGATTTAAATATTCCATGAGTTCAGATATCGTTCCCGAACGCTCTTTGTTCAACGCAAACTGTTTATTGATTTCACTTTCTGACTTAAGCAATAACAACAGTTGCTGATTGTTGAGGTAACCATTTAGCTCATCAATGAGTTTATTGCTCTTGACGGTTAATGGGTAATTTTGAGAAACGATATCATCCATTTTCTGATGAAAATCACTTAGCTTTGAAATTGCAACGCTGCCAATTATCAGAAGCATTAATACCAGAAAAGAAAACCCTGCCCCTAATCGATATCCTATACGCCAGTTGGACAAACCCATTAACATCTCCTTAACTAATGTTTTCTATCTGCATAAAATACATAATTTAAAAATTAATATTTATTAATAAATGCAGATAATCCCAATACTCGTTTTCATAACAAAAAATACACATCTCCAAACAGACCGTTTATATGCCTTGGTAAGAAACACAAACAACATGCCAGTTGATATGCTTAGCAAATCACACGCATCGTGGCGTAGCCAAATTGATCTAACCCGCTGCAGTACGCGGTACTAAAGCCCTACACACGCAGACGGTAGAAAATTCATCATCCTTTCCGTCTCATCTTTCAGCACGTTTTTCCGCACCATAGCCGACGCTTACACACCACCCATCCCCTATAGAATCCAAGTGAATCACCGTCACTAAAATTAGGGTTGAATACAACGGCAAATACCAATACAAGTCAGAACAAATCTTCCATACGCCGAAGGCGGTATCGGCGTGTTGTAGATAATCTTTATATTTTCTAACTTATGGTATTCATATCTATTTAATCGATCATTTTACATAAATCTATCTACTTACAAGATATAAGTATTTTAAATAGACAGAAATATTGCATTTAGAATGTAACAATAAGGTCAAAAACAAATAATAACAATTTGTCATAAATTTAAATAAATAATATCTGAATTTATATTATGTCACGGATGGGGAACAGGAGATGAACGCACGATACGAAATAAATTTCTTTCCAATCACATTCAATTTCTATAAAAACATCATACGTCGGGTAAAAAAACTCAACCAGCCATTTTTTCATCAAGATGGCCGGGTGAGTTAATGTCGTTACTTGTGTTTATGCTGCCTAGAGAACCGGATCATATTCCAGCATTATTTTTTCTTGGAAGTTACTTTGGATTTACCTTTCAGCAATTCCCGAAGTTTCTTGAGTTCTTTTTGCGTCAGCGGCGCTTCTGTACCCACTTCTTCAGTACCCTGGCTATCCACCGATTCAGGAGACAGGTCAGAGGTTAGATGGCTTTCATCAAAGCTCCGTAGTAACCGAGCACTGACTTCCGCACTGATTGATACTTCGTTTTCCAAAGCTGCAGCTTTGATTTTTTCTTTCAGCTCTGGGGAAATTTTCAGGGACAGGCTAGATATCTCACTCATTTTATTACCTTTCTCATGGGGTAAAAGAGTAACCTATGATACCCAGTCAGCAATGTCCATACTGAAATAAAAATTTAATATTTCTGTCACAAAAATAACCACGTCAATTACTTAGCAAGAGGATTATTATTTCGCTATTTTTATTTCTCCAACAGGTGCTATTTATTTCCGTTTTTCATTCTCCAGTCGTCAATCATTTTTCTACTCACATCGCCTTTGTAACAAATTGGCGAATACCCCCCTGCCCGACTCCAGGCACTACGCTTACCACACTGACTACCATTACGAGTTGAATTATAAGGGCAAGGACAATTTCCTGAATAAGCAGCAATTGACGCCTGGATGATCTTTTCTTTGATCTGCTCATCAGAAATCCGAGAGCTTTTCGCCATACTAAGTGTAGAAAAAGAAAACAAGGTCATAGCAAAAACCATCGCGACAGCCAGCGTTATTTTCATACCGAAGGTCTCATTTTAAGCAGCGGTTATTAACAGTAGTACAAAATAAGTACCACCGAACACGGTCTTCCCTGACTACTCATTATGGGTTAAAAAATTGATCGTAGAATATTAACAACATAAAATGCAGGCGCTTCGAGGATAAAAGGAAACAAACGTGCCACATCACTCCCTATGGGAACTCATTAAACTGACCTACATGATCGGTTTTGTTGTTTCCTTGATCGTTACTTTCTTGTTAAGTAAGGACAAATCCCTATTCATCCGCTTTTTTGCTTCGTTAATAGTAGGGTTAACCTGGCCGCTGAGCT contains these protein-coding regions:
- a CDS encoding GhoT/OrtT family toxin produces the protein MPHHSLWELIKLTYMIGFVVSLIVTFLLSKDKSLFIRFFASLIVGLTWPLSFPVVLLFSIF
- a CDS encoding methyl-accepting chemotaxis protein; translated protein: MGLSNWRIGYRLGAGFSFLVLMLLIIGSVAISKLSDFHQKMDDIVSQNYPLTVKSNKLIDELNGYLNNQQLLLLLKSESEINKQFALNKERSGTISELMEYLNQSVNDDKSVAVLRDIGDIRRDFLGSANKLSSLVSAGNTDAAAEEYFNVTRVTQEKYTSKVKEFIDIQDDKMSSSAQEVSDSYKNALMVLATIILISALAGLIIASLITRSVTQPLQEALVVAENVAKGDLTSEIYTDRKDETGQLLSALNNMNGSLRQIVSQVRDGAETISSAASQIAAGNQDLSARTEEQASSLEETASSMEQLTSTIRNTADNTTQATDLAAGASATVKKSGAMMETVTQEMRGIRDSSQRMAEIIGVIDGIAFQTNILALNAAVEAARAGEQGRGFAVVASEVRALAQRSAMAAKEIKELIDDSFKKVQDGMGLVEETGITMNSLVTNVQGVTGIISEIAQASREQSDGINQINLAVGQIDTTTQQNAALVEESAAAALSLQDQANSLARTVSVFNLGASYKSAVLTRKVETPALAAPKNNRAEKTSAKGELADWTTF